The following are encoded in a window of Manihot esculenta cultivar AM560-2 chromosome 8, M.esculenta_v8, whole genome shotgun sequence genomic DNA:
- the LOC110621572 gene encoding uncharacterized protein LOC110621572 — translation MPLFSQLVLSLSGCLVLHLEDIGSDHRPILLTSKPNNPKSKRLFHYDGRWSSHLNFEQFFTTWIMDRRMNHNIISLIPKVKQVRTMSDLRPIGLCKVLYKIISKVLTTHLQPFMDSLIGKEHSAFTKNRLISDNILINHEVMHSLKLRRKYKNYGMINGYKSGFVHPSRGIRQGDLLSPYLFLFCAEGLSHMIQNSGLQGLKLSRSKPTLTHLLFVDDSVIYAKATSREVEKIKDILHSYASKSGQTINLAKSSLCFSPNTPSDVIRSISSILHINKLDVPNKFLGLPSDIPKSKRQIFCLCKERIANKTASWKEQLLSKGGKEVLSN, via the exons ATGCCTCTTTTCTCACAGTTGGTTCTTAGCCTATCCGGATGCCTAGTGCTTCATCTTGAGGATATTGGATCTGACCACAGACCAATCCTGCTCACTTCAAAGCCAAACAATCCTAAATCAAAGAGGCTCTTTCACTATGATGGAAGATGGTCTTCTCATCTTAACTTCGAGCAA TTTTTCACAACATGGATCATGGATCGAAGAATGAATCACAATATCATCTCTCTTATCCCTAAAGTCAAGCAAGTCAGAACCATGAGTGATCTAAGGCCTATTGGACTATGCAAAGTTTTGTACAAAATCATTTCTAAAGTCCTCACTACTCACCTACAACCTTTTATGGATTCTCTCATAGGGAAGGAGCATAGTGCTTTCACGAAGAATAGACTGATTTCTGATAATATTCTTATTAACCATGAAGTCATGCATTCCCTGAAGTTGAGACGAAAATACAAGAATTACGGTATG ATTAATGGTTATAAGTCAGGCTTCGTCCACCCTTCAAGAGGGATTAGACAGGGGGATCTTCTCTCTCCTTACCTTTTTCTCTTTTGTGCAGAAGGGCTATCACATATGATTCAGAATTCTGGTCTGCAGGGTCTTAAACTTTCCAGATCTAAGCCTACTCTTACTCATTTGCTTTTCGTAGATGACTCAGTCATCTATGCGAAAGCTACTTCTAGAGAAGTTGAGAAAATTAAAGACATCTTGCATTCCTATGCTTCAAAGAGTGGACAAACAATTAATTTGGCTAAGTCCAGCCTCTGCTTTAGCCCAAATACTCCTTCAGATGTTATACGAAGCATTTCCTCTATTTTGCACATCAATAAGCTGGATGTTCCCAATAAATTCCTTGGTCTCCCTTCAGATATTCCTAAATCAAAAAGACAAATTTTCTGTCTTTGCAAGGAGAGAATAGCAAATAAGACTGCTAGTTGGAAGGAACAACTTCTCTCAAAAGGAGGCAAAGAAGTTCTTTCAAATTAG